From a single Eleginops maclovinus isolate JMC-PN-2008 ecotype Puerto Natales chromosome 20, JC_Emac_rtc_rv5, whole genome shotgun sequence genomic region:
- the LOC134883461 gene encoding tubby-related protein 1-like isoform X1: protein MPLHNHIVKEAWTQDRSQEEEDSVPALVQKPKKKKEETNITSEAKLIAKEAKPKKAKTKKNEDGSEEEIPSIQNGKKVKKKKPEKDKEEPDKGKEKEKEPKKKAKSAPKKKKGSGSDNDDDDDDEDASKKKTKKKATKDSSPSSTSAKEKKSKSKEEKEKKSKSKEKDKKKEPASMFQINGDKDSKSKKKAAKSDSDESEEETKSTKSKKKSTAGTSSLFTTSVDKDKDKDKDKKTKKKAKAEQSDDSDSEKEEKSKKKKGKGKKKKERSPSPEIEFDNLEKFVMEPAPQGVTVKCRVTRDQRGMDKGFYPLYYFQLDNEKKTFLLAGRKRKKCATSNYLISIDATDLSRGGENFVGKLRSNLMGTKFTVFDNALNPDRALPDMSNARQEMAGIIYETNVLGMKGPRRMTVVIPGMDTNNERVPLRPRSDLDGLLIRHQNRRMENLIELQNKTPVWNEDSSSHVLNFNGRVTQASIKNFQIVHSKDPDYIVMQFGRIADDIFTLDYNYPMCALQAFAIALSSFDGKIACE, encoded by the exons ATGCCCCTCCACAATCACATCGTGAAAGAGGCCTGGACACAGGACAG GAGtcaagaggaggaggattcTGTTCCCGCCCTAGTTCAG aagccaaaaaagaagaaagaggagaccAACATCACCTCAGAAGCCAAGCTCATTGCAAAAGAGGCCAAGCCcaaaaaagcaaagacaaaaaaaaatgaagatggATCCGAAGAGGAAATTCCTTCCATCCAGA ATGGAAAGAAGgtgaagaaaaagaaaccagaaaaagataaagaagaaCCAGAcaagggaaaagaaaaggagaaagagccaaaaaagaaagccaaaagtgctccaaaaaagaaaaaag GTTCAGGCAGCGATAACgacgatgatgacgatgatgaagaCGCCTCCAAAAAGAAGACTAAGAAAAAGGCAACTAAAGACAGTTCTCCGTCTTCAACTTCTGccaaagaaaagaaatcaaaatcTAAAG aggaaaaagaaaaaaaatccaagtcAAAGGAGAAGGACAAGAAGAAAGAACCAGCGTCAATGTTCCAGATAAACGGAGACAAAGACTCAAAAAGCAAGAAGAAAG CTGCAAAATCTGACAGTGATGAAAGTGAAGAGGAGACAAAGTCCACCAAATCTAAGAAGAAATCCACTGCCGGCACATCATCCCTCTTCACAACATCAGTAGACAAGGACAaggacaaagacaaagacaaaaagacaaagaaaaaag CAAAGGCAGAACAGAGTGATGATTCTGActcagaaaaagaagagaaatcaaagaagaaaaaaggcaaagggaagaagaaaaag GAGAGATCTCCTTCACCGGAGATTGAGTTTGACAACTTGGAGAAGTTTGTGATGGAGCCGGCACCACAGGGCGTGACAGTGAAATGCAGAGTGACCCGGGACCAAAGAGGGATGGACAAGGGCTTCTACCCTCTGTATTACTTTCAGCTTGACAACGAGAAGAAG ACATTCCTGTTGGctgggaggaaaagaaagaaatgtgcaaCTTCAAATTACCTCATCTCTATCGATGCCACAGATTTATCGAGAGGTGGAGAGAATTTTGTCGGAAAGCTGAG GTCTAACTTAATGGGGACAAAGTTTACTGTCTTTGACAACGCTCTGAATCCAGACCGAGCTCTTCCAGACATGTCTAATGCGCGGCAGGAGATGGCTGGCATCATTTAT GAAACAAATGTCTTAGGGATGAAAGGACCCAGAAGAATGACGGTTGTCATTCCAGGGATGGACACGAACAACGAGCGAGTGCCTCTCCGACCAAGAAGT GATCTTGACGGCTTGCTGATAAGGCACCAGAATAGACGCATGGAAAATCTGATTGAGCTGCAAAACAAGACGCCTGTGTGGAATGAAGATAGTTCGTCTCATGTGCTCAACTTCAACGGCAGGGTCACCCAGGCTTCCATCAAGAACTTCCAGATAGTCCATAGCAAAGACC CTGACTACATCGTGATGCAGTTTGGTCGAATAGCCGATGACATTTTCACGCTGGACTACAACTACCCGATGTGTGCCTTGCAGGCCTTCGCTATCGCACTCTCCAGCTTTGATGGTAAAATTGCCTGCGAGTAA
- the LOC134883461 gene encoding tubby-related protein 1-like isoform X2: MSAEKKPKKKKEETNITSEAKLIAKEAKPKKAKTKKNEDGSEEEIPSIQNGKKVKKKKPEKDKEEPDKGKEKEKEPKKKAKSAPKKKKGSGSDNDDDDDDEDASKKKTKKKATKDSSPSSTSAKEKKSKSKEEKEKKSKSKEKDKKKEPASMFQINGDKDSKSKKKAAKSDSDESEEETKSTKSKKKSTAGTSSLFTTSVDKDKDKDKDKKTKKKAKAEQSDDSDSEKEEKSKKKKGKGKKKKERSPSPEIEFDNLEKFVMEPAPQGVTVKCRVTRDQRGMDKGFYPLYYFQLDNEKKTFLLAGRKRKKCATSNYLISIDATDLSRGGENFVGKLRSNLMGTKFTVFDNALNPDRALPDMSNARQEMAGIIYETNVLGMKGPRRMTVVIPGMDTNNERVPLRPRSDLDGLLIRHQNRRMENLIELQNKTPVWNEDSSSHVLNFNGRVTQASIKNFQIVHSKDPDYIVMQFGRIADDIFTLDYNYPMCALQAFAIALSSFDGKIACE; the protein is encoded by the exons ATGTCTGCAGAGAAG aagccaaaaaagaagaaagaggagaccAACATCACCTCAGAAGCCAAGCTCATTGCAAAAGAGGCCAAGCCcaaaaaagcaaagacaaaaaaaaatgaagatggATCCGAAGAGGAAATTCCTTCCATCCAGA ATGGAAAGAAGgtgaagaaaaagaaaccagaaaaagataaagaagaaCCAGAcaagggaaaagaaaaggagaaagagccaaaaaagaaagccaaaagtgctccaaaaaagaaaaaag GTTCAGGCAGCGATAACgacgatgatgacgatgatgaagaCGCCTCCAAAAAGAAGACTAAGAAAAAGGCAACTAAAGACAGTTCTCCGTCTTCAACTTCTGccaaagaaaagaaatcaaaatcTAAAG aggaaaaagaaaaaaaatccaagtcAAAGGAGAAGGACAAGAAGAAAGAACCAGCGTCAATGTTCCAGATAAACGGAGACAAAGACTCAAAAAGCAAGAAGAAAG CTGCAAAATCTGACAGTGATGAAAGTGAAGAGGAGACAAAGTCCACCAAATCTAAGAAGAAATCCACTGCCGGCACATCATCCCTCTTCACAACATCAGTAGACAAGGACAaggacaaagacaaagacaaaaagacaaagaaaaaag CAAAGGCAGAACAGAGTGATGATTCTGActcagaaaaagaagagaaatcaaagaagaaaaaaggcaaagggaagaagaaaaag GAGAGATCTCCTTCACCGGAGATTGAGTTTGACAACTTGGAGAAGTTTGTGATGGAGCCGGCACCACAGGGCGTGACAGTGAAATGCAGAGTGACCCGGGACCAAAGAGGGATGGACAAGGGCTTCTACCCTCTGTATTACTTTCAGCTTGACAACGAGAAGAAG ACATTCCTGTTGGctgggaggaaaagaaagaaatgtgcaaCTTCAAATTACCTCATCTCTATCGATGCCACAGATTTATCGAGAGGTGGAGAGAATTTTGTCGGAAAGCTGAG GTCTAACTTAATGGGGACAAAGTTTACTGTCTTTGACAACGCTCTGAATCCAGACCGAGCTCTTCCAGACATGTCTAATGCGCGGCAGGAGATGGCTGGCATCATTTAT GAAACAAATGTCTTAGGGATGAAAGGACCCAGAAGAATGACGGTTGTCATTCCAGGGATGGACACGAACAACGAGCGAGTGCCTCTCCGACCAAGAAGT GATCTTGACGGCTTGCTGATAAGGCACCAGAATAGACGCATGGAAAATCTGATTGAGCTGCAAAACAAGACGCCTGTGTGGAATGAAGATAGTTCGTCTCATGTGCTCAACTTCAACGGCAGGGTCACCCAGGCTTCCATCAAGAACTTCCAGATAGTCCATAGCAAAGACC CTGACTACATCGTGATGCAGTTTGGTCGAATAGCCGATGACATTTTCACGCTGGACTACAACTACCCGATGTGTGCCTTGCAGGCCTTCGCTATCGCACTCTCCAGCTTTGATGGTAAAATTGCCTGCGAGTAA
- the LOC134883257 gene encoding adenosine receptor A1-like: MSSSPGIKRREHVDMMYISIETAIALASVVGNVLVVLAVCVNRALRNTTFCFIVSLAVADIAVGVLVIPLAIIISLGFNTQFYTCLFLSCLLLIITQSSILSLLAIAIDRYLRVKIPTRYTSIVTQRRACVAVCLCWILSFLTGLVPMIGWNNLDNLEGNLTRSSDIVCEFTTVMRMDYMVYFNFFGWVVVPLSIMIALYAEIFRVIRRQLNRRAEATCDAERYFRKELKLAKSLALVVFLFAVCWLPIHIMNCIDFFCPDCSIPKFAMYVGIFMSHVNSALNPMVYAFRIKVFRLTLIKITRHCMLCKPREPTPCPTSTPALTEKVEVKM; this comes from the exons atgtcttcttctcctgGTATCAAGCGTCGGGAGCATGTGGACATGATGTACATCTCCATTGAGACAGCTATTGCCCTGGCCTCTGTGGTGGGCAATGTGCTGGTGgtgctggctgtgtgtgtgaaccgGGCTCTCCGCAACACCACCTTCTGCTTTATCGTTTCTCTGGCCGTGGCTGATATTGCAGTGGGAGTTCTGGTCATCCCTCTGGCTATCATCATTAGTCTGGGATTTAATACTCAGTTTTACACCTGcctcttcctgtcctgcttGCTGCTGATCATCACCCAGAGCTCCATCCTTTCCCTGCTTGCCATTGCCATCGACCGATATCTGCGAGTCAAGATTCCTACCAG gTACACCTCCATAGTGACACAGAGAAGGGCATGTGTTGCAGTTTGTCTATGTTGgatcctctccttcctcactggATTGGTTCCAATGATCGGATGGAATAACCTCGATAACCTTGAAGGGAACCTTACTAGGTCCAGTGACATTGTGTGTGAATTCACCACTGTCATGAGGATGGACTACATGGTGTACTTCAACTTCTTCGGCTGGGTGGTGGTTCCGCTGTCCATAATGATCGCTCTGTATGCGGAGATCTTTAGGGTGATCCGGCGACAGCTCAACCGGCGTGCTGAAGCCACGTGTGATGCAGAGAGGTACTTTCGGAAGGAGCTGAAACTGGCCAAATCTCTGGCCTTGGTGGTGTTCCTTTTTGCCGTGTGTTGGCTGCCAATACACATCATGAACTGCATTGACTTTTTCTGCCCTGATTGTAGTATACCCAAGTTTGCAATGTATGTGGGCATTTTCATGTCACATGTGAACTCAGCACTTAACCCAATGGTTTATGCATTCAGGATAAAAGTGTTCCGTCTCACACTGATCAAGATCACTCGCCACTGCATGTTATGTAAACCCAGAGAGCCCACCCCTTGCCCCACCAGCACACCAGCCCTGACTGAGAAGGTGgaagtaaaaatgtaa
- the LOC134883464 gene encoding adenosine receptor A1-like — protein MQHHQSSNFSQTESTMKLEEIIYTFFEVLIAVGCCLGNMLVILALWTSNSIQEPTFSLIVSLAVADFLVGCVAIPMAVVVDGRVPTSFHGCLFISCVVVLLTLVSVLSLMAISVDRFLRVFIPLWYKRTVTQRHSCLVVAACWLVAIPLSLAPMLGWYNHDTLSVSVNSTNICKFTTVMSMSYLVYFNFVLCTLIPLLVMTGLYGYIFYTIRGSLRVKPGNSAQNQCQKYLKKEKQLAGSLSLVLALFALSWLPIHIINCITYFNSKTVVPVVYIYVGIVLSHANSAVNPVVYAFKIQKIKTGYLKLWRQYISCGEINQGSQRSQSTDNVSDDADNK, from the exons ATGCAACACCATCAATCATCCAACTTTAGTCAGACAGAAAGCACAATGAAATTGGAGGAAATTATCTACACTTTTTTTGAGGTGCTCATTGCTGTTGGCTGCTGTCTTGGTAATATGTTGGTTATTTTGGCGCTGTGGACCAGTAACAGCATCCAAGAGCCCACCTTCAGTCTCATTGTCAGTCTAGCGGTGGCTGACTTTTTGGTCGGCTGCGTTGCCATACCGATGGCTGTGGTGGTGGACGGACGAGTGCCCACTTCATTTCATGGCTGTCTCTTCATCAGCTGTGTGGTCGTCCTGTTGACACTGGTCTCAGTTTTGTCCCTCATGGCTATTTCTGTGGACCGCTTCCTCCGGGTGTTTATCCCTCTCTG gTACAAAAGGACTGTAACGCAGAGACATTCTTGCCTTGTGGTCGCAGCATGTTGGCTTGTTGCAATACCACTGAGTTTGGCTCCCATGCTTGGATGGTACAACCATGACACCCTGTCAGTGTCTGTAAACTCTACCAATATCTGCAAGTTTACAACTGTCATGTCAATGTCCTACCTGGTTTACTTCAACTTTGTTCTCTGCACCCTGATACCTCTGTTGGTGATGACTGGTCTGTACGGCTACATTTTCTACACCATCAGAGGAAGCCTTCGAGTCAAACCAGGCAACAGTGCCCAGAATCAGTGTCAGAAGTACctgaagaaagagaaacagctgGCAGGATCTCTGTCCCTGGTCTTGGCTCTGTTTGCCTTGTCCTGGCTCCCTATCCACATTATAAACTGCATTACTTACTTCAATAGTAAGACTGTTGTACCAGTTGTATATATCTATGTTGGCATCGTGCTTTCTCATGCTAACTCGGCTGTAAACCCAGTTGTGTATGCgttcaaaatacaaaagatCAAGACTGGGTACCTAAAGCTCTGGAGACAGTATATCTCTTGTGGAGAAATAAATCAAGGATCTCAGAGAAGCCAGTCAACAGACAATGTCAGTGACGATGCTGACAATAAGTGA